AATTATAATGATGCTTCTGATACTTTATCTTTAGATTCTACAATTACATTAAATTCTGATAATGGTTCAGGATATTATTATGTTTTTGTTACAAATGAAAATAATTGTAGTATTTCCGATTCTGTTAATGTTACTTTTAATCCTATACCATACATTAATTTGGGTGATGATACTACCATGTGTGAGGATGAAACTATTGAGCTAATCGCTGGAACTACTGATAATAATTATATATGGACAAAAACCGGATTATCAGATACTTTATCAATAAATAATACTTTAACTGTTGATTATACTTTAGGCTCAGGTAATTATATTGTTGAAGCTATTAATATTTATAATTGTTCTAATACTGATAATATACAAATTACGTTTAATCCTTTACCTGTTGTTGATTTAGGTATAGATACTACTGTAGCCGAAGCAACAATTACATTAAATGCCGGTGAAGGTTACGCTACTTATATTTGGAGTAAAGATAATGTTATAATATCAGGTGAAACAAGTAATGAATTAATTGTAAACGAAACAGCTACATATATGGTAACTGTAACCGATGCAAACGGTTGTGAAGGGTTTGATGAAATTGTTATTACATTTATTACCGATATAAATGATATAACAGGTTTAAATACCCGGGTAAATATTTATCCTAACCCTAACCAAGGTTTATTTAATCTGGAAATATTCAGTAATAATAATACTGATTTTGCTATTGAAATAATAAATGTTCAAGGGCAGGTTGTTTACAGCAAAAACATTTTGAATGTTTCTGAATATTCTGAGAATATTGATATTTCAGGTTTTTCAAAAGGATTTTATTATCTAAAAGTTAACACCGGAAATGAAGTAAAAACTAGAAAATTGATTTTTGAATAAACTTATTATGGTAAAACCCGCAAGGTTTCCTGCCTGTCGGCAGGCAAGATAAAACCTTGCGGGTTTTTTATTTTGTAGATTCTAATATGTCCTTGTCATAGTTTCAGGCACACATATAATAAAATCAGCTATATTCTTATTTTCTTCTGATAAAGTATCAACAGATTCCTGCAGGACAGTAGAAATAGTCAAAATTTTCAAATCTTTTTCCTTTTGTTTAATGTGCCATACAATTCCTTCATGATTATCGGAATGATAACTGCCATTGTAATGGATAAACAAATTTTCATGCTTATAATTTTTAAGAATAAAATATGCCATAGTAGCATCTTTTAAAGCTTGAGCTTTTGGGAAGTTCTCATTTATATGTGCCTTCATTTTTCCACTCATTGCAAGCATTTTTTTATAACACCCTACTTCTTTATCGTACATTATAGGTAATGGGGCGAAATATTTTTTTGCTTCATCAGAAAGTTTTTCTAATTCTTCGAAACCACCTTTATTAACAATTGAAGCATATCTGCGTGGCACATTCGTTGCAATAAAAAATATGTTATTATCTTTTGCGAATTTCACTAATGGTTT
This genomic stretch from Bacteroidales bacterium harbors:
- a CDS encoding ChaN family lipoprotein; protein product: MKKNLIIITILSIMCFSFINDKPAYRIFSENGEVVDYTKMLEKLKSADIVFFGELHNNSIAHWLQFELTKDLFKNSEKQLVLGAEMFEADNQLLLDEYLNNLISEKKFESEVRLWPNYETDYKPLVKFAKDNNIFFIATNVPRRYASIVNKGGFEELEKLSDEAKKYFAPLPIMYDKEVGCYKKMLAMSGKMKAHINENFPKAQALKDATMAYFILKNYKHENLFIHYNGSYHSDNHEGIVWHIKQKEKDLKILTISTVLQESVDTLSEENKNIADFIICVPETMTRTY